A window of the Salmo trutta chromosome 25, fSalTru1.1, whole genome shotgun sequence genome harbors these coding sequences:
- the LOC115162461 gene encoding protein SCAF8 isoform X1 — protein sequence MEAVKAFNGELFSLNEYKPPISKAKMTNITKSAIKAIKYYKHVVQGVEKFVQKCKPEYKVPGLYVMDSIVRQSRHQFGQDKDVFAPRFSKNIIGTFQHLYRCPSDDKSKIVRVLNLWQKNAVFKSDIIQPLLDMAAGLPPPSVTPVMTSRDAPVNTPGTPATPATPANIVSSLPDWASQFSNTDTVAAVAQILQSPHGQQLQQLVQSLQMQQQKPQPSLLQALDAGLVVQLQALTAQLTAAATANPMQLNPLEQRISSFNKKMLGHFDFGNDSERSEDPKKDAQSSQMPMVSDSIFHQLAEQLQQQNLEHFQKQLMEHQQKSMNMEGQDGIFGSENTSVPQQSSSQSQHPAAQNKMDDSIDNQQQDMDLDDGPEMEEERSEPEDKKSKMVDTRSRTRSKSRSRSPRKRRSRSRSGSRKRKHRKRSRSRSRERKRKSSRSYSSERQAREREKERQKKGLPPIRSRFLSVCSTTLWVGQVDKKASQQDLTNLFEEFGQIESINMIPPRGCAYICMVHRQDAYCAIQKLSAGSFKIVSKIIKIAWALNKGVKQEYKQFWDMDLGVTYIPWEKVKLDDLDGFAEGGMIDQETVNAEWEAAKNAPEPMKEAVSQAVSQAVSQAVSVEPMTANTTQQTQQEAFSQQEAFSQQEAFSQQEAFSQQEAFSQQEAFSQQVSMMPVQLPVAQAVPAVGLVPPSFPVSMAMPPPGYGPLPPFLRAGFNASQPPPGFMQAAGVPQQGGMGSAPITLVPASMSQAQDSMNDSPYGATIPGSFMTSTLPGQGVFNQLQPGVQTQQAANDKTGQSADGMDAAAELVLQGMQNAMSRGMGLLGMHPSASLTHPLHQQGLPGQRMPGLMPLDLRPTMLRGAGARFPLLMQQGLSQQSLLEASLHAQARARAASQMERFNRAEEAFNRGPNPSNESMSKAEDEPSSGADNSQQGGDQDYRFPPPQDKQSTGLLRTPPLEHRESMGGGGGGLGRGRPALLQTPVREPARDSVAGRLQALAGFTPQTPSRWGPPRGDFDERDMRSSPAAVSKGFQEARPGSNQGQNFPNRFGNQNRAGSAGGVGGGVCTGGVGGGPTWSRGGVDAAAPFADVDMPQDLDVCRRPWDRQHRDRDFDFMKEMNGNRRERDSREKERDRERERDRGRERCNREREQERDREREREKEREKDRERERERDRNKRGAWTPLLPLPQPLLPTPTLTPTLSLTQGKPQALLQLQSKLQPKPGFLTKPGLLQTPTLLTRSTSHVPSQSLLQAPSQSLLQAPSQSLLQAPSQSLLQAPSQSLLQAPSQSPPLTAHQSSQSPPKAPPQSTQFPTQAKNEALPGPEPQADFHSSTQTHVSPKSESSPQTQSSPQNQSPPQNQASLQAQSPHPAHSPFQTKSPPQGQSSSHAQSPPQALSPPRAQSPPQVSPQAPRTPEEITDTQGEPEKPRWANEPEKPQEEPMKEPEPMVEPPSRWVNGTGSRMDTDAVAEPTTTPSPTPALSMSLVLTHSPVEPQFLPEPQDQQHPSQHVASCSSTKDADNGLSEPMEEAEKQPVVEKTDTEGTIITQ from the exons TACTACAAACATGTTGTCCAGGGCGTGGAAAAGTTTGTTCAGAAA TGCAAGCCAGAGTACAAGGTCCCAGGCCTGTATGTCATGGACTCCATCGTGCGGCAGTCACGGCACCAGTTTGGCCAGGACAAGGATGTGTTTGCCCCGCGTTTCAGCAAAAACATAATTGGAACCTTCCAACATCTCTACCGCTGCCCCTCAGATGACAAG AGTAAGATTGTCAGGGTCCTCAACCTCTGGCAGAAGAACGCCGTCTTCAAGAGTGACATCATCCAGCCGTTGCTGGACATGGCTGCAGGACTTCCCCCTCCCAGTGTCACCCCAGTCATGACCAGCCGGGATGCTCCAGTCAACACGCCTG GTACCCCAGCGACCCCGGCCACCCCAGCCAACATCGTATCCAGCCTGCCTGACTGGGCGTCACAGTTCTCcaacacagacactgtagctgCTGTGGCCCAGATCCTGCAGAGTCCACACGGCCAACAG CTCCAGCAGCTGGTGCAGAGCCTGCAAATGCAGCAGCAGAAGCCCCAGCCATCTCTGCTTCAGGCGTTGGATGCCGGACTGGTGGTTCAGCTGCAGGCTCTGACGGCCCAGCTCACTGCTGCCGCCACGGCCAATCCCATGCAGCTCAACCCCCTGGAGCAGAGGATCTCCTCCTTCAACAAG AAAATGTTGGGCCATTTTGACTTTGGGAATGATTCAGAACGCTCTGAAGACCCCAAAAAGGACGCCCAATCGTCCCAGAT GCCCATGGTGTCTGactccatcttccaccagctggCTGAGCAGCTACAGCAGCAGAACCTGGAGCACTTCCAGAAGCAGCTCATGGAGCACCAGCAGAAG TCTATGAACATGGAAGGGCAGGATGGAATATTTGGGTCTGAGAACACGTCTGTGCCCCAACAGAGCAGCAGCCAATCACAGCACCCGGCGGCACAAAACAAGATGGACGACTCAATTGACAACCAGCAGCAG GACATGGATCTGGATGACGGGCCAGAGATGGAGGAAGAGCGCTCCGAACCAGAGGACAAGAAGTCCAAGATGGTCGACACGCGGTCAAGAACACGGTCTAAGTCACGATCGAG ATCTCCCAGGAAGAGACGGTCCAGATCACGGTCAGGCTCTCGGAAACGGAAACACCGTAAGCGTTCGCGGTCACGCTCCAGAGAGCGGAAGAGGAAGTCGTCGCGGTCCTACTCCAGCGAGAGACAAGCCcgcgagcgagagaaagagcgTCAGAAGAAAGGACTGCCTCCCATCCGATCCAGGTTTCTCAGTG TGTGCAGCACCACTCTGTGGGTGGGACAGGTGGACAAGAAGGCCAGTCAGCAGGACCTCACCAACCTGTTTGAAGAGTTTGGTCAGATTGAGTCGATAAAT ATGATCCCTCCTCGTGGCTGTGCCTACATCTGTATGGTCCACAGACAGGATGCCTACTGCGCCATACAGAAACTCAGCGCTGGTTCATTCAAGATCGTCTCCAAGATCATCAAG ATTGCATGGGCGCTGAATAAGGGAGTGAAGCAGGAGTATAAGCAGTTCTGGGACATGGACCTGGGGGTCACCTACATCCCCTGGGAGAAGGTCAAGCTGGACGACCTGGACGGCTTTGCTGAGGGAGGCATGATCGACCAGGAGACTGTCAACGCCG AGTGGGAAGCAGCCAAGAATGCGCCAGAGCCAATGAAGGAAGCTGTGAGCCAAGCTGTGAGCCAAGCTGTGAGCCAGGCTGTGAGCGTTGAACCCATGACAGCCAACACCACCCAACAGACCCAACAGGAGGCCTTCAGCCAACAGGAGGCCTTCAGCCAACAGGAGGCCTTCAGCCAACAGGAGGCCTTCAGCCAACAGGAGGCCTTCAGCCAACAGGAGGCCTTCAGCCAACAGGTGTCCATGATGCCCGTACAG CTCCCTGTGGCTCAGGCTGTCCCTGCCGTGGGTCTTGTGCCTCCATCCTTCCCTGTTTCCATGGCGATGCCCCCGCCAGGCTATGGCCCCCTGCCCCCCTTCCTCAGAGCAGGTTTCAACGCCTCCCAGCCTCCTCCAG GTTTCATGCAGGCAGCAGGTGTTCCTCAGCAAGGAGGCATGGGCTCAGCTCCTATAA CTCTGGTGCCGGCCTCCATGTCGCAGGCTCAGGACAGCATGAATGACTCCCCGTACGGAGCCACTATCCCAGGGAGCTTCATGACCTCTACCCTCCCTGGACAAGGGGTCTTCAACCAGCTTCAACCCGGAGTCCAGACGCAGCAAGCAGCAAATGACAAGACGGGCCAATCTGCTGACGGCATGGATGCAGCTGCAGAGTTAGTACTGCAAG GTATGCAGAATGCAATGAGTCGTGGTATGGGTCTTCTGGGGATGCACCCCTCAGCTTCCCTTACCCACCCCCTTCACCAGCAGGGCCTGCCTGGCCAGAGGATGCCTGGGCTGATGCCGCTGGACCTCCGGCCTACTATGCTCCGTGGTGCCGGGGCCCGCTTCCCCCTCCTGATGCAGCAGGGCCTGTCCCAACAGAGCCTCCTGGAAGCATCCCTCCATGCCCAGGCCCGCGCCAGAGCGGCCTCCCAGATGGAACGCTTCAACAGGGCCGAGGAGGCCTTCAACCGGGGGCCCAACCCCTCAAACGAAAGCATGTCCAAGGCTGAGGACGAGCCTTCCTCTGGAGCTGATAATAGCCAGCAGGGGGGGGACCAAGACTACCGCTTCCCTCCGCCCCAGGACAAGCAGAGCACAGGCCTGCTGAGGACCCCTCCCCTGGAGCACAGAGAGTCCATGGGTGGAGGTGGTGGGGGTTTGGGCAGAGGCAGACCTGCCCTGCTCCAGACCCCAGTGAGAGAGCCAGCTAGAGACAGCGTGGCAGGGCGGCTTCAGGCCCTCGCCGGCTTCACCCCCCAGACCCCGAGTCGCTGGGGGCCACCCAGAGGGGACTTTGATGAGCGTGACATGCGGAGCTCTCCGGCCGCGGTCTCCAAGGGCTTCCAGGAAGCACGCCCTGGCTCTAACCAAGGGCAGAACTTCCCCAACCGCTTTGGGAACCAGAACCGCGCTGGATCAGCAggaggggtaggaggaggagtATGTACTGGTGGTGTTGGAGGGGGCCCGACGTGGAGTCGTGGTGGAGTTGATGCTGCAGCACCGTTCGCTGATGTTGACATGCCCCAGGACTTGGATGTGTGCCGGCGCCCTTGGGACAGGCAGCACCGGGACAGGGACTTTGACTTCATGAAGGAGATGAATGGCAACCGGCGTGAGAGAGACAGCCGTGAGAAGGAGAGGGACCGCGAGAGAGAAAGGGACCGTGGCCGTGAGCGTTGCAACCGTGAACGAGAGCAGGAGCGTGACCGGGAGAGAGAGCgtgaaaaggagagggagaaggatcgGGAGAGGGAACGTGAGAGGGACCGTAACAAGCGTGGAGCCTGGACACCCCTTCTTCCTCTACCACAACCCCTGCTCCCTACTCctaccctgaccccaaccctctCCCTGACCCAAGGCAAACCTCAGGCCCTGCTGCAACTACAGTCCAAGCTTCAACCTAAACCTGGATTCCTAACTAAACCGGGTCTGCTTCAAACTCCAACTCTTCTAACTCGGTCAACATCTCATGTCCCATCCCAGTCTCTTCTTCAAGCCCCATCCCAGTCTCTTCTTCAAGCCCCATCCCAGTCTCTTCTTCAAGCCCCATCCCAGTCTCTTCTTCAAGCCCCATCCCAGTCTCTTCTTCAAGCCCCATCCCAGTCTCCACCTCTAACCGCTCACCAGTCATCCCAGTCTCCACCTAAAGCTCCACCCCAGTCCACCCAGTTTCCAACTCAAGCCAAGAATGAAGCCCTCCCCGGTCCTGAGCCCCAGGCAGACTTCCattcctctacccagacacatGTTTCCCCCAAGTCTGAGTCCTCACCCCAGACCCAATCCTCTCCTCAGAACCAGTCACCACCCCAAAACCAGGCTTCCCTTCAGGCCCAGTCGCCgcaccctgcccattcccctttCCAGACAAAGTCCCCTCCCCAGGGCCAGTCATCATCACATGCACAGTCACCACCCCAGGCCTTGTCCCCACCACGGGCACAGTCGCCACCCCAGGTGTCCCCACAGGCCCCCCGCACCCCAGAGGAGATCACTGACACCCAGGGGGAGCCAGAGAAACCCCGGTGGGCCAACGAGCCAGAGAAACCTCAGGAAGAACCTATGAAAGAACCTGAACCCATGGTAGAACCTCCATCTCGGTGGGTCAATGGAACAGGGTCGAGGATGGACACTGACGCAGTGGCTGAGCCCACCACTACCCCGTCCCCCACTCCTGCCCTCTCAATGTCACTGGTCCTCACACACAGCCCTGTGGAGCCCCAATTCCTGCcggagccccaggaccagcagcATCCCTCGCAGCATGTCGCCTCTTGCTCCTCCACAAAGGATGCAGACAATGGACTGAGTGAGCCGATGGAGGAAGCTGAGAAACAGCCAGTGGTAGAGAAAACAGACACTGAGGGGACAATCATCACTCAGTAG
- the LOC115162461 gene encoding protein SCAF8 isoform X2 codes for MDSIVRQSRHQFGQDKDVFAPRFSKNIIGTFQHLYRCPSDDKSKIVRVLNLWQKNAVFKSDIIQPLLDMAAGLPPPSVTPVMTSRDAPVNTPGTPATPATPANIVSSLPDWASQFSNTDTVAAVAQILQSPHGQQLQQLVQSLQMQQQKPQPSLLQALDAGLVVQLQALTAQLTAAATANPMQLNPLEQRISSFNKKMLGHFDFGNDSERSEDPKKDAQSSQMPMVSDSIFHQLAEQLQQQNLEHFQKQLMEHQQKSMNMEGQDGIFGSENTSVPQQSSSQSQHPAAQNKMDDSIDNQQQDMDLDDGPEMEEERSEPEDKKSKMVDTRSRTRSKSRSRSPRKRRSRSRSGSRKRKHRKRSRSRSRERKRKSSRSYSSERQAREREKERQKKGLPPIRSRFLSVCSTTLWVGQVDKKASQQDLTNLFEEFGQIESINMIPPRGCAYICMVHRQDAYCAIQKLSAGSFKIVSKIIKIAWALNKGVKQEYKQFWDMDLGVTYIPWEKVKLDDLDGFAEGGMIDQETVNAEWEAAKNAPEPMKEAVSQAVSQAVSQAVSVEPMTANTTQQTQQEAFSQQEAFSQQEAFSQQEAFSQQEAFSQQEAFSQQVSMMPVQLPVAQAVPAVGLVPPSFPVSMAMPPPGYGPLPPFLRAGFNASQPPPGFMQAAGVPQQGGMGSAPITLVPASMSQAQDSMNDSPYGATIPGSFMTSTLPGQGVFNQLQPGVQTQQAANDKTGQSADGMDAAAELVLQGMQNAMSRGMGLLGMHPSASLTHPLHQQGLPGQRMPGLMPLDLRPTMLRGAGARFPLLMQQGLSQQSLLEASLHAQARARAASQMERFNRAEEAFNRGPNPSNESMSKAEDEPSSGADNSQQGGDQDYRFPPPQDKQSTGLLRTPPLEHRESMGGGGGGLGRGRPALLQTPVREPARDSVAGRLQALAGFTPQTPSRWGPPRGDFDERDMRSSPAAVSKGFQEARPGSNQGQNFPNRFGNQNRAGSAGGVGGGVCTGGVGGGPTWSRGGVDAAAPFADVDMPQDLDVCRRPWDRQHRDRDFDFMKEMNGNRRERDSREKERDRERERDRGRERCNREREQERDREREREKEREKDRERERERDRNKRGAWTPLLPLPQPLLPTPTLTPTLSLTQGKPQALLQLQSKLQPKPGFLTKPGLLQTPTLLTRSTSHVPSQSLLQAPSQSLLQAPSQSLLQAPSQSLLQAPSQSLLQAPSQSPPLTAHQSSQSPPKAPPQSTQFPTQAKNEALPGPEPQADFHSSTQTHVSPKSESSPQTQSSPQNQSPPQNQASLQAQSPHPAHSPFQTKSPPQGQSSSHAQSPPQALSPPRAQSPPQVSPQAPRTPEEITDTQGEPEKPRWANEPEKPQEEPMKEPEPMVEPPSRWVNGTGSRMDTDAVAEPTTTPSPTPALSMSLVLTHSPVEPQFLPEPQDQQHPSQHVASCSSTKDADNGLSEPMEEAEKQPVVEKTDTEGTIITQ; via the exons ATGGACTCCATCGTGCGGCAGTCACGGCACCAGTTTGGCCAGGACAAGGATGTGTTTGCCCCGCGTTTCAGCAAAAACATAATTGGAACCTTCCAACATCTCTACCGCTGCCCCTCAGATGACAAG AGTAAGATTGTCAGGGTCCTCAACCTCTGGCAGAAGAACGCCGTCTTCAAGAGTGACATCATCCAGCCGTTGCTGGACATGGCTGCAGGACTTCCCCCTCCCAGTGTCACCCCAGTCATGACCAGCCGGGATGCTCCAGTCAACACGCCTG GTACCCCAGCGACCCCGGCCACCCCAGCCAACATCGTATCCAGCCTGCCTGACTGGGCGTCACAGTTCTCcaacacagacactgtagctgCTGTGGCCCAGATCCTGCAGAGTCCACACGGCCAACAG CTCCAGCAGCTGGTGCAGAGCCTGCAAATGCAGCAGCAGAAGCCCCAGCCATCTCTGCTTCAGGCGTTGGATGCCGGACTGGTGGTTCAGCTGCAGGCTCTGACGGCCCAGCTCACTGCTGCCGCCACGGCCAATCCCATGCAGCTCAACCCCCTGGAGCAGAGGATCTCCTCCTTCAACAAG AAAATGTTGGGCCATTTTGACTTTGGGAATGATTCAGAACGCTCTGAAGACCCCAAAAAGGACGCCCAATCGTCCCAGAT GCCCATGGTGTCTGactccatcttccaccagctggCTGAGCAGCTACAGCAGCAGAACCTGGAGCACTTCCAGAAGCAGCTCATGGAGCACCAGCAGAAG TCTATGAACATGGAAGGGCAGGATGGAATATTTGGGTCTGAGAACACGTCTGTGCCCCAACAGAGCAGCAGCCAATCACAGCACCCGGCGGCACAAAACAAGATGGACGACTCAATTGACAACCAGCAGCAG GACATGGATCTGGATGACGGGCCAGAGATGGAGGAAGAGCGCTCCGAACCAGAGGACAAGAAGTCCAAGATGGTCGACACGCGGTCAAGAACACGGTCTAAGTCACGATCGAG ATCTCCCAGGAAGAGACGGTCCAGATCACGGTCAGGCTCTCGGAAACGGAAACACCGTAAGCGTTCGCGGTCACGCTCCAGAGAGCGGAAGAGGAAGTCGTCGCGGTCCTACTCCAGCGAGAGACAAGCCcgcgagcgagagaaagagcgTCAGAAGAAAGGACTGCCTCCCATCCGATCCAGGTTTCTCAGTG TGTGCAGCACCACTCTGTGGGTGGGACAGGTGGACAAGAAGGCCAGTCAGCAGGACCTCACCAACCTGTTTGAAGAGTTTGGTCAGATTGAGTCGATAAAT ATGATCCCTCCTCGTGGCTGTGCCTACATCTGTATGGTCCACAGACAGGATGCCTACTGCGCCATACAGAAACTCAGCGCTGGTTCATTCAAGATCGTCTCCAAGATCATCAAG ATTGCATGGGCGCTGAATAAGGGAGTGAAGCAGGAGTATAAGCAGTTCTGGGACATGGACCTGGGGGTCACCTACATCCCCTGGGAGAAGGTCAAGCTGGACGACCTGGACGGCTTTGCTGAGGGAGGCATGATCGACCAGGAGACTGTCAACGCCG AGTGGGAAGCAGCCAAGAATGCGCCAGAGCCAATGAAGGAAGCTGTGAGCCAAGCTGTGAGCCAAGCTGTGAGCCAGGCTGTGAGCGTTGAACCCATGACAGCCAACACCACCCAACAGACCCAACAGGAGGCCTTCAGCCAACAGGAGGCCTTCAGCCAACAGGAGGCCTTCAGCCAACAGGAGGCCTTCAGCCAACAGGAGGCCTTCAGCCAACAGGAGGCCTTCAGCCAACAGGTGTCCATGATGCCCGTACAG CTCCCTGTGGCTCAGGCTGTCCCTGCCGTGGGTCTTGTGCCTCCATCCTTCCCTGTTTCCATGGCGATGCCCCCGCCAGGCTATGGCCCCCTGCCCCCCTTCCTCAGAGCAGGTTTCAACGCCTCCCAGCCTCCTCCAG GTTTCATGCAGGCAGCAGGTGTTCCTCAGCAAGGAGGCATGGGCTCAGCTCCTATAA CTCTGGTGCCGGCCTCCATGTCGCAGGCTCAGGACAGCATGAATGACTCCCCGTACGGAGCCACTATCCCAGGGAGCTTCATGACCTCTACCCTCCCTGGACAAGGGGTCTTCAACCAGCTTCAACCCGGAGTCCAGACGCAGCAAGCAGCAAATGACAAGACGGGCCAATCTGCTGACGGCATGGATGCAGCTGCAGAGTTAGTACTGCAAG GTATGCAGAATGCAATGAGTCGTGGTATGGGTCTTCTGGGGATGCACCCCTCAGCTTCCCTTACCCACCCCCTTCACCAGCAGGGCCTGCCTGGCCAGAGGATGCCTGGGCTGATGCCGCTGGACCTCCGGCCTACTATGCTCCGTGGTGCCGGGGCCCGCTTCCCCCTCCTGATGCAGCAGGGCCTGTCCCAACAGAGCCTCCTGGAAGCATCCCTCCATGCCCAGGCCCGCGCCAGAGCGGCCTCCCAGATGGAACGCTTCAACAGGGCCGAGGAGGCCTTCAACCGGGGGCCCAACCCCTCAAACGAAAGCATGTCCAAGGCTGAGGACGAGCCTTCCTCTGGAGCTGATAATAGCCAGCAGGGGGGGGACCAAGACTACCGCTTCCCTCCGCCCCAGGACAAGCAGAGCACAGGCCTGCTGAGGACCCCTCCCCTGGAGCACAGAGAGTCCATGGGTGGAGGTGGTGGGGGTTTGGGCAGAGGCAGACCTGCCCTGCTCCAGACCCCAGTGAGAGAGCCAGCTAGAGACAGCGTGGCAGGGCGGCTTCAGGCCCTCGCCGGCTTCACCCCCCAGACCCCGAGTCGCTGGGGGCCACCCAGAGGGGACTTTGATGAGCGTGACATGCGGAGCTCTCCGGCCGCGGTCTCCAAGGGCTTCCAGGAAGCACGCCCTGGCTCTAACCAAGGGCAGAACTTCCCCAACCGCTTTGGGAACCAGAACCGCGCTGGATCAGCAggaggggtaggaggaggagtATGTACTGGTGGTGTTGGAGGGGGCCCGACGTGGAGTCGTGGTGGAGTTGATGCTGCAGCACCGTTCGCTGATGTTGACATGCCCCAGGACTTGGATGTGTGCCGGCGCCCTTGGGACAGGCAGCACCGGGACAGGGACTTTGACTTCATGAAGGAGATGAATGGCAACCGGCGTGAGAGAGACAGCCGTGAGAAGGAGAGGGACCGCGAGAGAGAAAGGGACCGTGGCCGTGAGCGTTGCAACCGTGAACGAGAGCAGGAGCGTGACCGGGAGAGAGAGCgtgaaaaggagagggagaaggatcgGGAGAGGGAACGTGAGAGGGACCGTAACAAGCGTGGAGCCTGGACACCCCTTCTTCCTCTACCACAACCCCTGCTCCCTACTCctaccctgaccccaaccctctCCCTGACCCAAGGCAAACCTCAGGCCCTGCTGCAACTACAGTCCAAGCTTCAACCTAAACCTGGATTCCTAACTAAACCGGGTCTGCTTCAAACTCCAACTCTTCTAACTCGGTCAACATCTCATGTCCCATCCCAGTCTCTTCTTCAAGCCCCATCCCAGTCTCTTCTTCAAGCCCCATCCCAGTCTCTTCTTCAAGCCCCATCCCAGTCTCTTCTTCAAGCCCCATCCCAGTCTCTTCTTCAAGCCCCATCCCAGTCTCCACCTCTAACCGCTCACCAGTCATCCCAGTCTCCACCTAAAGCTCCACCCCAGTCCACCCAGTTTCCAACTCAAGCCAAGAATGAAGCCCTCCCCGGTCCTGAGCCCCAGGCAGACTTCCattcctctacccagacacatGTTTCCCCCAAGTCTGAGTCCTCACCCCAGACCCAATCCTCTCCTCAGAACCAGTCACCACCCCAAAACCAGGCTTCCCTTCAGGCCCAGTCGCCgcaccctgcccattcccctttCCAGACAAAGTCCCCTCCCCAGGGCCAGTCATCATCACATGCACAGTCACCACCCCAGGCCTTGTCCCCACCACGGGCACAGTCGCCACCCCAGGTGTCCCCACAGGCCCCCCGCACCCCAGAGGAGATCACTGACACCCAGGGGGAGCCAGAGAAACCCCGGTGGGCCAACGAGCCAGAGAAACCTCAGGAAGAACCTATGAAAGAACCTGAACCCATGGTAGAACCTCCATCTCGGTGGGTCAATGGAACAGGGTCGAGGATGGACACTGACGCAGTGGCTGAGCCCACCACTACCCCGTCCCCCACTCCTGCCCTCTCAATGTCACTGGTCCTCACACACAGCCCTGTGGAGCCCCAATTCCTGCcggagccccaggaccagcagcATCCCTCGCAGCATGTCGCCTCTTGCTCCTCCACAAAGGATGCAGACAATGGACTGAGTGAGCCGATGGAGGAAGCTGAGAAACAGCCAGTGGTAGAGAAAACAGACACTGAGGGGACAATCATCACTCAGTAG